Proteins co-encoded in one Podarcis muralis chromosome 12, rPodMur119.hap1.1, whole genome shotgun sequence genomic window:
- the CYP51A1 gene encoding lanosterol 14-alpha demethylase has translation MMAAPSLLEAGYSLLEKAAAGSPLSLLLAASAFALGLGYLLQLGSRQKKMPSAGQNYPPYISSNVPFLGHAIAFGKNPIEFLENAYEKYGPVFSFTMVGKTFTYLLGSDAAALLFNSKNEDLNAEDVYSRLTTPVFGKGVAYDVPNPVFLEQKKMLKTGLNISQFKSHIPIIEKETMEYFKTWGESGEKNLFTALSELIILTASHCLHGKEIRSILDEKVAQLYADLDGGFSHAAWLLPGWLPLPSFRRRDRAHNKIKSIFYEIIQKRRKSLAREDDMLQTLLDVTYKDGRYLSDDEIAGMLIGLLLAGQHTSSTTSTWLGFFLARDKSIQERCYGEQKAVCGEDLPSLSYDQLKDMTFLELCLKETLRLRPPIMTMMRMAKTPQTVAGYTIPPGHQVCVSPTVNQRLKDCWTENVDFKPERYLQDNPAAKEKFAYVPFGAGRHRCIGENFAYIQIKTIWSTLLRLYEFDLVDGYFPTINYTTMIHTPTNPIIRYKRRSNSTT, from the exons ATGATGGCGGCGCCGAGCTTGCTGGAAGCGGGCTACTCCCTACTGGAGAAGGCGGCTGCTGGGAGCCCGCTCTCCCTCTTGCTGGCCGCCTCCGCTTTCGCCCTCGGCTTGGGATATTTGCTGCAGCTCGGCTCCCGGCAGAAGAAGATGCCCAGCGCCGGCCAG aattaCCCACCTTACATTTCGTCGAACGTCCCCTTTTTGGGACATGCGATTGCATTTGGGAAGAATCCTATCGAATTCTTGGAAAACGCCTATGAAAAA TACGGTCCTGTATTTAGCTTCACAATGGTGGGGAAGACGTTTACATATCTCCTGGGTAGtgatgctgctgctctgctgttcAACAGTAAAAATGAAGACTTGAATGCAGAAGATGTGTATTCACGGCTAACCACACCTGTCTTTGGCAAGGGAGTAGCTTATGATGTACCCAACCCA gtaTTTCTGGAACAGAAGAAGATGCTTAAAACCGGGCTGAACATAAGCCAGTTTAAAAGCCATATACCAATAATTGAAAAAGAAACTATGGAATATTTTAAAACTTGGGGGGAAAGTGGAGAAAAAA ACTTGTTTACAGCACTTTCAGAACTAATAATTTTGACAGCAAGTCACTGTTTACATGGGAAGGAGATAAGAAGCATTCTTGACGAGAAGGTAGCACAGCTCTATGCCGATTTGGATGGGGGATTTTCTCATGCAGCTTGGCTTTTGCCAGGCTGGCTGCCTTTGCCCAGCTTCAG GCGCAGAGATAGAGCCCACAATAAGATAAAGtccattttttatgaaataattcAGAAACGACGGAAGTCTTTGGCAAGAGAGGACGATATGCTTCAAACACTGCTGGATGTTACCTACAA AGATGGCCGTTACCTATCAGATGATGAAATTGCTGGGATGCTTATTGGGCTGCTGTTGGCCGGTCAGCACACATCTTCGACTACAAGCACTTGGCTTGGCTTCTTTTTGGCTAGAGATAAATCAATCCAGGAGCGATGTTATGGGGAGCAAAAAGCAGTGTGTGGGGAAGACTTGCCTTCATTAAGCTATGACCAG CTCAAAGATATGACTTTCCTGGAACTTTGCTTGAAAGAAACATTAAGACTTCGACCTCCTATAATGACTATGATGAGGATGGCTAAAACTCCCCAA ACAGTTGCTGGGTATACAATTCCACCTGGTCATCAAGTTTGTGTATCTCCCACTGTCAATCAGAGACTTAAGGATTGTTGGACAGAAAATGTAGATTTCAAACCAGAGCGTTATCTCCAAGATAACCCCGCAGCTAAAGAGAAGTTTGCGTATGTGCCGTTTGGTGCTG gTCGTCATCGTTGTATTGGAGAGAACTTTGCTTATATTCAAATTAAGACAATTTGGTCAACGCTTCTGCGTTTGTATGAATTTGATTTGGTGGACGGTTACTTCCCTACCATAAATTATACAACTATGATCCATACACCCACTAACCCTATCATTAGATACAAAAGGAGATCAAACAGCACTACATAG
- the LRRD1 gene encoding leucine-rich repeat and death domain-containing protein 1 has translation MSGGEEEQPPNINPEGANEEEQPPNTNQEGENEGEQPPNISPEGENEGLQPPNISPEGEKEGEQPPNISPEGEKEGEQPPNISPEGEKEGEQPPNISPEGENVEQSASLSPEGENVEQSVNISPEGVFEISPVISENAIMELLENLDATEDLPSPVDGNQSESSPDDTTLKKPSPEADLKPDALQSGIISSTSISADEKPCVSKECLVEQIMESSLEVSEKVISRSTEKLQMLKKLEGILTPDTINAELLAYLYAEGLSEIPSSFFEGRARRSLLQSFENATIPEMGLAERLSEMIDDGTVQLNAKGLLEIPSGLFDIQMLKYLHLNNNEIKTIPRDIRLFTNLEILSIERNQLTSLPTEISLLQSLRTLNLSHNQISYLPDGISKLSRLKCLLLRYNNIEMFPAALEKLEKLEILDLSGNKLTLPDTMTTMKSLHMLYLNSNKMSIFPKALCYLPNLYKLSMSDNQIQSLPKEIKELKNLKELSLNNNKLIFLPVQLFQLINIEKLRLDDNQLESLSDKVENLQKLRELSLAKNLFQNITENICRCTKLEYLNLSDNQLKIFPPNLYKLKCLRELYISRNKLIFLDEQIAYFKDLSVLEISGNALMYIPVEIKGCTELIRIDLSCNKLSLFPVGLCALTALKHLNISQNYISEITTEISLIKNLQHLNFSKNKLPSFYIYLCTLTKLSYLDLSNNQISSVPINVQKMRSLRVLLLHHNRFVLFPRELCVLNWLKVLDLSENKIQVIPSDISQMQELKDLNLSNNQFASFPNEICQLSSLQKLILCQKSGLKLKSLSEEISKLTSLKVLDVSHNELQEIPEGLGEIKSLVTLIVNNNCLKKLPVNFSTLHNLQCLNLKENKMLHLPSDLHLLLELKDINFDENTLIRPPLEVCKAKQLLPITRYLESADERDEKILEKVLKTIASNIAFEHFEFFCQKLQLNSTVIKTIETDRTLLLEEKVTQALNHWKTANQNLSPAAMTDQLIRILTMAGLYYLTNKVKSLKLCSRLVKF, from the exons ATGTCTGGGGGGGAAGAAGAGCAGCCCCCCAATATAAATCCAGAGGGAGCAAATGAAGAGGAGCAGCCCCCCAACACAAATCAAGAGGGAGAAAATGAGGGGGAGCAGCCCCCCAATATAAGTCCAGAGGGAGAAAATGAGGGGTTGCAGCCCCCCAATATCAGtccagagggagaaaaggagggggagcaGCCCCCCAATATAAGtccagagggagaaaaggagggggagcaGCCCCCCAATATCAGtccagagggagaaaaggagggggagcaGCCCCCCAATATCAGTCCAGAGGGAGAAAATGTGGAGCAGTCGGCCAGTTTAAGTCCAGAGGGAGAAAATGTGGAGCAGTCGGTCAATATAAGTCCAGAGGGAGTATTTGAAATCTCTCCAGTGATTTCTGAAAATGCCATAATGGAATTATTAGAAAATCTTGATGCAACTGAAGATTTACCAAGTCCAGTTGATGGAAATCAGAGTGAATCTAGTCCTGATGACACTACACTTAAAAAACCATCCCCAGAAGCAGATTTGAAACCAGATGCATTACAATCAGGTATAATTTCGTCCACAAGCATTTCCGCTGACGAAAAGCCATGTGTATCCAAGGAGTGTCTCGTGGAACAAATCATGGAAAGCTCTTTAGAGGTTTCTGAAAAGGTTATTTCACGTTCCACAGAGAAACTGCAAATGCTTAAAAAGCTAGAGGGAATTTTGACGCCTGACACAATTAATGCTGAACTTCTTGCTTATCTGTATGCTGAAGGATTAAGTGAAATCCCTTCATCTTTTTTTGAAGGGCGAGCTAGGAGAAGTTTATTACAATCTTTTGAGAATGCTACGATACCTGAAATGGGATTAGCAGAGAGGCTGTCTGAAATGATTGATGACGGCACCGTTCAGCTAAATGCTAAAGGGCTGCTTGAAATTCCTTCAGGCCTTTTTGACATTCAAATGTTAAAGTATTTGCATTTAAACAATAATGAAATCAAAACCATACCAAGAGACATAAGATTGTTTACAAACCTGGAAATATTATCCATAGAAAGAAATCAGTTAACATCTTTACCTACTGAAATTTCCCTACTTCAAAGTCTTAGAACTTTAAACCTCAGTCATAACCAAATATCATACCTCCCTGATGGAATTTCGAAACTTTCAAGACTTAAGTGCCTCTTATTAAGATATAACAACATTGAAATGTTTCCTGCTGCTTTGGAAAAACTTGAAAAATTAGAAATTTTGGATCTTAGTGGAAATAAACTAACTCTGCCAGACACAATGACTACCATGAAAAGTTTGCATATGTTGTACTTAAATTCCAATAAAATGTCTATATTCCCAAAGGCTCTCTGTTACCTTCCAAATCTATATAAACTCAGTATGTCAGATAATCAGATCCAGAGTTTaccaaaagaaattaaagaacTCAAAAATTTGAAAGAACTTTCGCTAAATAACAACAAGCTTATATTTTTGCCTGTACAGCTCTTTCAACTGATAAATATAGAAAAACTGAGACTGGATGATAACCAGTTGGAAAGTCTATCTGATAAAGTGGAGAATTTACAAAAGCTTCGGGAACTCAGTCTTGCAAAAAATTTATTCCAAAATATTACAGAAAATATTTGCAGGTGTACTAAACTGGAATATCTGAACCTAAGTGATAATCAGCTGAAAATCTTTCCTCCCAATCTGTACAAATTAAAATGTCTGAGAGAACTCTACATAAGCAGAAATAAACTGATCTTCTTAGACGAACAAATAGCATACTTTAAAGACCTTTCAGTTTTAGAGATATCAGGAAATGCTTTAATGTACATCCCTGTTGAAATAAAAGGCTGTACAGAACTTATTAGAATTGATTTGAGTTGCAACAAGCTGTCCTTGTTTCCAGTTGGACTGTGTGCACTAACTGCTCTTAAACACCTAAATATCAGCCAAAATTATATTTCAGAAATAACAACTGAAATTTCATTAATTAAAAACCTGCAGCATTTAAATTTTAGTAAGAACAAACTGCCCTCATTTTACATATACTTGTGCACTCTTACCAAATTAAGCTACTTAGACCTAAGTAACAATCAAATAAGTAGTGTTCCAATAAATGTTCAAAAAATGAGGTCTCTTCGGGTTCTGCTGTTACACCATAACAGATTCGTTTTGTTTCCCAGGGAGTTGTGTGTGCTAAATTGGCTTAAGGTACTTGATCTTTCAGAAAATAAGATACAGGTCATTCCTTCAGATATTAGTCAAATGCAAGAACTAAAAGACTTAAATCTGTCAAACAACCAGTTTGCATCATTTCCAAATGAAATATGTCAGCTTTCATCGCTGCAGAAATTAATATTGTGCCAAAAAAGTGGATTGAAG TTGAAATCACTTTCAGAAGAAATATCAAAGCTGACCAGCCTAAAAGTGCTTGATGTATCTCATAATGAATTACAAGAAATTCCAGAAGGCTTAGGGGAAATAAAAAGTTTGGTTACTTTAATAGTGAATAACAACTGCTTAAAAAAGCTTCCAGTGAATTTTTCAACACTCCATAACTTACAATGCCTGAATCTCAAAG AAAATAAAATGCTACATTTGCCTAGCGATCTGCACCTTCTTCTGGAACTGAAGGATATAAATTTTGATGAAAATACTCTGATCAGACCTCCGCTGGAAGTCTGTAAAGCCAAGCAACTGCTCCCCATAACACGCTACTTAGAAAGCGCTGATGAAAGAGATG AAAAAATCTTGGAGAAAGTTCTGAAGACCATTGCTAGCAATATCGCGTTTgaacattttgaatttttttgtcAAAAACTCCAGCTTAACAGTACTGTAATCAAAACAATAGAAACTGACAG GACTCTTTTGTTGGAAGAAAAAGTTACTCAGGCATTGAACCACTGGAAAACTGCAAATCAAAACCTGTCTCCGGCAGCCATGACAGACCAGTTGATCAGAATACTAACTATGGCTGGCCTGTATTACCTGACCAACAAAGTGAAATCTTTAAAACTCTGTTCAAGACTGGTAAAGTTCTAA